The DNA window CACCCAGTTGGCCACCGAGCCGGCGCGCCGGCCGGTCCTCACCCTCGAGTACACCGCGCCAGGGCCGCGCAGCGACACCACGCCACCGACGGTCGCCATCACCGCCCCGGCCACCGGCACGACGGTGCAGGGCACGGTCGCCATCACCGCGAGCGCGAGCGACAACGTCGGCGTCACGAGCACGCAGCTCCGCGTCGATGGTCGGAACCTGTCCTCGGCACAGCTCGACACCACGCAGCTGCGCAATGGCGACCACGTGCTGACCGCTCACGCGCGCGATGCCGCTGGCAATCTCACGACCTCCGCCGGCGTGCGCATCACCGTCAACAATCCCATCATCGACGCCGCGCCTCCGCAGGCATCCATCATCGACCCCGCCGCGAACGCGACGGTGAGCGGCCTCTTCTCCGTGCGAGTGAACGCGACCGACGACGTGGGCGTCACCCGGGTCCACGTCGAGCTCGACGGCGTCCCGGTCGGCGCGGCGGATGAGGCCGCGCCCTGGACGGTGCTGCTCGACACCGAGAACCTCCAGCCCTACGGCATCCGGCAGCTGACCGCCGTGGCGCGCGACGCCGTCGGCAACGTCACCACGTCGGCTCCGGTGGCCATCAACGTGAGCGCGCCGCCTCCGGACACCGTCCCGCCCGAGGTCCAGATTGTCTCCCCCGCGAGCGGCCTGACGATGGGCGGCAGCGTCACGTTCAAGATGAGCGCCTCCGACAACATGGCCCTCGCGGGCGTGCAGCTCCAGGTGAACGGACAGAACGTGGGCGCCGAGGACCTGTCCTATCCGTACTGGGTCACCGTCTCCACCCCCATCCTGAGCGACGGCACCTTCCCCGTGACGGCGGTGGCTCGGGACCGCGCGGGCAACCGCACCACCTCCGCGCCCATCACCGTCACCATCGCCAACGGGGCCCCGGTGGTCCTCAACATCCCCACCACCCACCCGCGCATCTGGTTCACCGGAAACCGTCTGGCCCGCGCGCAGGCGCACTTCGCGCAGAACCCCTACACGCCGGCGACGAACGTGCAGGGACCCGACCAGGCCATCGACGCGGCCATGCACTCCCTCATCACGGGCTCGGCGGCCTCGTGCCGTGCCGCCATCACCTGGGCGGTGAACACCCAGGTCACCGTCGCGGAGACCTCCGCGGCGAGCGACCCGGCCCGCTGGTACGGCGAGGCCGTCATCCTCACCTACGACTGGTGCTTCGCCCACCTGCTGCCGGCGGAGCTCACCACCCTTCAGGACCGCTGGAACAACGCCATCAGCAAGCTCAACGACAAGGCGTGGGGCGGCATCGGCATGGAGGGCAACAACTACTACACGGGTTACTTCCGCAACTCGATTCTGTGGGCCATCGCCACGTGGCATGAGAACCAGCCCTACGCCAACACCCTCCTCCAGTACGCGATGAAGTCGCGTTGGCAGTTCTCGCTGCGGCCCTATCTCCAGACCGAGGGCCGAGGCGGAGCGCCCCACGAGGGCTCCACGTACGGGCGCCGGACGTTCGGCTACCTGACGACCCCGTTCACCACGCTCGGTCTGTATGGCCATGACATGTGGAACCAGACGAGCCACTTCATGGAGACCGTCTTCTGGTCCATCTACTCGACGACGCCGGGCCCCACCCGCGTGGGGACCTTCCAGATGTACGAGACGTTCCCCTACAACGACGACGAGCGCTGGCTGACCCGCTATCCCCCGGGCAACACCGCGCAGACGCTGCTGGGCAGCTACTTCGCGCCGCTCATCGAGGAGTGGTCGACGCAGCCCATCGCCGGTTACGCCAAGCGCTTCCTGGAGCTCACTGGCCACCCCATCGACGAGCGTCACATCCGGTATGTCTACAGCGACACGCTGGCGTCGGTGCCGGCGCGCAACCTCAGTGAGCTGCCGCTCGACTACCACGCCGCGGGTCTGGGCATGGTCTACGCGAAGACAGCCTGGGCCGCCGACGCCACGGTGCTCAACCTCCAGTTCGGCGTGACGGCCAACGCGGGCCACACGCACCGCGACTC is part of the Myxococcus landrumus genome and encodes:
- a CDS encoding Ig-like domain-containing protein; its protein translation is MLAVLLFAGCAKEAEPTQATRTTRQAVTVPVTTLESVAITSQGMTQNGSAYRNESLIGVFQTPDYEIEALLRFPQLGVPAGAVIQSATLRLAVETWHSGFSIRGSYVQTPWNLQASTLGWQFRESGLEWDRLGAQGPGTDLVAGTSFELTAFPTTVSFHDVPLDVAVVQSWVDDPSTNQGILLANTQLSKVAKVFTQLATEPARRPVLTLEYTAPGPRSDTTPPTVAITAPATGTTVQGTVAITASASDNVGVTSTQLRVDGRNLSSAQLDTTQLRNGDHVLTAHARDAAGNLTTSAGVRITVNNPIIDAAPPQASIIDPAANATVSGLFSVRVNATDDVGVTRVHVELDGVPVGAADEAAPWTVLLDTENLQPYGIRQLTAVARDAVGNVTTSAPVAINVSAPPPDTVPPEVQIVSPASGLTMGGSVTFKMSASDNMALAGVQLQVNGQNVGAEDLSYPYWVTVSTPILSDGTFPVTAVARDRAGNRTTSAPITVTIANGAPVVLNIPTTHPRIWFTGNRLARAQAHFAQNPYTPATNVQGPDQAIDAAMHSLITGSAASCRAAITWAVNTQVTVAETSAASDPARWYGEAVILTYDWCFAHLLPAELTTLQDRWNNAISKLNDKAWGGIGMEGNNYYTGYFRNSILWAIATWHENQPYANTLLQYAMKSRWQFSLRPYLQTEGRGGAPHEGSTYGRRTFGYLTTPFTTLGLYGHDMWNQTSHFMETVFWSIYSTTPGPTRVGTFQMYETFPYNDDERWLTRYPPGNTAQTLLGSYFAPLIEEWSTQPIAGYAKRFLELTGHPIDERHIRYVYSDTLASVPARNLSELPLDYHAAGLGMVYAKTAWAADATVLNLQFGVTANAGHTHRDSGNFQVWRAGEFLVRETVGYANTIVGPAGEGAVDTEAPVAHNTLMFEGRGTVGYYHHAPQMLRLESTPVINYAAVDLTGVYDLNDEWAHREAEVGNPHAGRVIRETLFVRPLETLVVFDRVESANADAAVDKTFIIHFPSNPVLTGNTWSATSGTQEVRVSTLVPAAPTRRVIDERGPLRPNGAYTYPVGQFRGEVETNGQVVSHFLNVVQAKDASGANLQLTLNETSTTYTVTMTHPTRGTAVVSFEKGIQSTGGSFGYAATGMATPSPLRTSVQAMTVSGNGPVWAP